From a region of the Triticum aestivum cultivar Chinese Spring chromosome 7D, IWGSC CS RefSeq v2.1, whole genome shotgun sequence genome:
- the LOC123165468 gene encoding 2-hydroxy-palmitic acid dioxygenase MPO1, producing MEEAKKKPRGVLDLEAQFAFFRSQHRHPVNAAAHALLAGPILFGNLLILYFLPLPSPLDPALALSLAYAAAYLAVDRRAGALAALLLLGAWAASRALAARLGFALAWKLVLATELFCWTWQFLGHGHFEKKGPTVSELPAVFLMEPFLILLQILNKLFGYEPYPGFSKNVDKKMEADLRESRELEQRKIN from the exons ATGGAGGAGGCCAAGAAGAAGCCGCGCGGCGTGCTGGACCTGGAGGCGCAGTTCGCCTTCTTCCGGTCGCAGCACCGCCACCCTGTCAACGCCGCCGCGCACGCGCTGCTCGCGGGTCCCATCCTCTTCGGCAACCTGCTCATCCTCTACTTCCTGCCCCTGCCCTCCCCGCTCGACCCGGCCCTCGCGCTCTCCCTCGCCTACGCCGCCGCCTacctcgccgtcgaccgccgcGCCGGTGCCCTcgccgcgctcctcctcctcggcgcCTGGGCCGCCAgccgcgccctcgccgcccgcctcggctTCGCGCTCGCGTGGAAGCTCGTGCTGGCCACGGAGCTCTTCTGCTGGACCTGGCAGTTCCTCGGCCATGGACACTTCGAG AAGAAAGGGCCAACGGTGAGTGAGCTTCCGGCGGTGTTCCTGATGGAGCCATTCCTCATTCTGCTGCAG ATACTCAACAAGCTGTTTGGCTACGAGCCATACCCTGGATTCAGCAAGAACGTGGATAAGAAGATGGAGGCTGATCTCAGGGAGAGCAGAGAGCTCGAGCAGAGGAAGATCAACTAA